Proteins encoded within one genomic window of Felis catus isolate Fca126 chromosome C1, F.catus_Fca126_mat1.0, whole genome shotgun sequence:
- the CCL20 gene encoding C-C motif chemokine 20 isoform X2, whose amino-acid sequence MMDSGKNLLLAALMSVLLLHLCSKSEASSFDCCLRYTERILHPRFIVGFTQQLSNEACDINAIIFYTKKKFAVCADPKKNWVKQAVHILSQRVKKM is encoded by the exons ATGATGGACAGTGGCAAGAATTTGCTCTTGGCTGCTTTGATGTCAGTGCTGCTACTCCACCTGTGCAGCAAGTCAGAAG CAAGCAGCTTTGACTGCTGCCTTCGGTATACAGAACGCATCCTTCATCCCAGATTTATCGTGGGCTTCACGCAGCAGCTGTCCAATGAAGCCTGTGATATCAATGCAATCAT cttttacacaaagaaaaaattcGCTGTGTGTGCAGATCCAAAGAAGAACTGGGTGAAACAGGCTGTGCATATCCTCAG CCAAAGAGTCAAGAAGATGTAA
- the CCL20 gene encoding C-C motif chemokine 20 isoform X1 → MMDSGKNLLLAALMSVLLLHLCSKSEAASSFDCCLRYTERILHPRFIVGFTQQLSNEACDINAIIFYTKKKFAVCADPKKNWVKQAVHILSQRVKKM, encoded by the exons ATGATGGACAGTGGCAAGAATTTGCTCTTGGCTGCTTTGATGTCAGTGCTGCTACTCCACCTGTGCAGCAAGTCAGAAG CAGCAAGCAGCTTTGACTGCTGCCTTCGGTATACAGAACGCATCCTTCATCCCAGATTTATCGTGGGCTTCACGCAGCAGCTGTCCAATGAAGCCTGTGATATCAATGCAATCAT cttttacacaaagaaaaaattcGCTGTGTGTGCAGATCCAAAGAAGAACTGGGTGAAACAGGCTGTGCATATCCTCAG CCAAAGAGTCAAGAAGATGTAA